A region from the Pirellulales bacterium genome encodes:
- a CDS encoding protein kinase — protein sequence MLTADDLLYALADSSLITPELLAKLRKRVDDAGGKVDPRTIAKYLIDRDHLSLWQANQLLAGRRAFYLGRYKLLDRIGQGGMGVVFKARHAVMDRIVALKVMSRALLDNPHAVARFNREVKTAAALNHPNIITAFDADAVGNTHFLVMEFVDGKDLNTWLRAIGPFPIAAACECAMQAAQGLSYAHRQGLVHRDIKPVNLLISWNAETSRPVLKILDLGLARFISESHEEGGLTRLGQTIGTPDYIAPEAAQSFKTADIRADIFSLGCALFKLLTGRLPYSGDNTMEKLMARSSHDAPLLRSLRADAPAELEALVAKMLARDPATRFQTPADLVAALTPFAASTNGDQQSLELFSQPLGEPGGMAASAIEPDADTSLAEFFRDCSISPAREEKPSKPRPTLTGDVLELAPLDGDPAPVAWEPPKPDAPKPQLPPLPTAPIGKPAAPLRIVEPIDDDALLATDAADPVEELFAQPRRKQAAPLREPRTLRPLRKRNAWDSPLLLVGGGALLLLIVAAVALTWTNWRRSGDNLLKAADDAYKAGSFTQAIDIYKQFLEGNSRHPEASRAKVYAALAEMRRAGAETGDWSKSLATTKARLNQIASEPAVANAKDELGSILSHLAKGLADQAQRQKDPQLVAGAQEALQLLDQHVPPEFRPAQRVKEIEHSLELTTRDVARGAALTKAVAAVKAATAQGDTAAGYAQRKQLLRDYPDLADDPTLRQAVLKVAKAEQSAVQIDRAPRAAETTEPAAAIISPPANSTGKTAPGVEGQVVYAFAAGHAIGVDATTGSILWQRGVGADGAFAPVSVSSQADADALLIDANRHELWRVAPRDGQLRWRGPLVATAVAPPLIGGKHAWAATADGRLAGFDLESGERTVVFTLPQTLGVGPAIDATSGRLYQIGGHASLFALSTAAATCDEVFYLGHDPGTIVVPPLVVSRYLFVAENHLADRSRLRVLLTNDQGLEIKEIAQVPLNGHVQTMPQLVGRQLFVVTDRGAVYAFEVANPDQPQPLGPPVLAPATDGQRRSRVFVARPGRLWSGGDQLTGYDIQLAAGRLVSMAVRNQGDSFLEPMTAQNEVVFHLRRKAGSQAITLSAMALQSGDVYWETDLPPASTAAEPAAASASQ from the coding sequence ATGCTCACTGCCGACGACCTACTCTACGCCCTCGCCGACAGCAGTCTCATCACCCCCGAGCTGCTCGCCAAGCTGCGCAAGCGCGTCGACGATGCGGGCGGCAAGGTCGATCCCCGCACCATTGCCAAGTATCTCATCGACCGCGATCATCTCTCGCTCTGGCAGGCCAACCAGTTGCTGGCCGGGCGGCGCGCCTTCTACCTGGGTCGCTACAAACTCCTCGATCGCATCGGCCAAGGCGGCATGGGCGTCGTCTTCAAGGCGCGGCATGCGGTCATGGATCGCATCGTCGCGCTAAAAGTCATGTCGCGCGCCTTGCTCGACAACCCGCACGCCGTCGCTCGCTTCAATCGCGAAGTCAAAACGGCCGCCGCGCTCAACCATCCCAATATCATCACCGCCTTCGACGCCGATGCCGTCGGCAATACGCACTTTCTCGTCATGGAGTTCGTCGACGGCAAAGACCTCAACACCTGGCTGCGCGCGATTGGTCCGTTCCCCATCGCCGCGGCCTGCGAATGCGCAATGCAGGCGGCCCAGGGGCTCTCCTATGCCCATCGACAAGGCTTGGTGCATCGCGACATCAAGCCCGTCAATCTGCTCATTTCCTGGAACGCCGAAACCAGCCGCCCCGTGCTTAAAATTCTTGACCTCGGACTGGCCCGCTTTATCAGCGAATCGCACGAGGAAGGGGGCCTCACGCGGCTCGGACAAACCATCGGCACCCCCGATTACATCGCCCCCGAGGCGGCCCAAAGCTTCAAGACCGCCGACATCCGCGCCGACATCTTCAGCCTGGGCTGCGCCCTGTTCAAACTGCTTACCGGCAGGTTGCCCTACAGCGGCGACAACACGATGGAAAAGCTGATGGCCCGCAGCAGCCACGATGCGCCCTTGCTGCGTTCGCTGCGCGCCGATGCCCCCGCCGAGCTAGAAGCCCTCGTCGCCAAAATGCTCGCCCGCGATCCGGCAACTCGCTTTCAAACCCCCGCCGATCTGGTAGCCGCCCTCACACCGTTCGCCGCGTCTACCAACGGCGATCAGCAGTCGCTGGAGCTGTTTAGCCAGCCACTTGGCGAACCGGGCGGCATGGCCGCCTCGGCCATTGAACCCGACGCCGATACCAGCTTGGCCGAGTTCTTTCGCGATTGCTCCATATCTCCGGCGCGTGAGGAAAAGCCCTCCAAGCCGCGCCCCACGCTGACCGGCGACGTGCTGGAACTGGCGCCACTCGATGGAGATCCGGCGCCCGTCGCTTGGGAACCCCCTAAGCCGGACGCGCCCAAGCCGCAACTGCCTCCGCTCCCCACCGCGCCCATCGGCAAACCAGCCGCGCCCCTGCGCATTGTAGAACCAATCGACGACGACGCGCTGCTTGCGACCGACGCCGCCGATCCGGTGGAGGAACTGTTCGCCCAGCCGCGCCGCAAGCAGGCTGCGCCCCTGCGCGAGCCGCGCACGTTGCGTCCGCTGCGCAAACGCAATGCATGGGACTCCCCGTTGCTGCTGGTCGGCGGCGGCGCCCTCTTGTTGCTCATCGTGGCCGCGGTCGCGCTTACCTGGACCAATTGGCGACGCAGCGGCGACAACCTGCTCAAGGCCGCCGACGACGCCTACAAGGCGGGCTCTTTCACGCAGGCGATCGATATCTACAAGCAGTTTTTGGAAGGCAACTCGCGCCATCCAGAAGCCTCGCGCGCCAAAGTGTACGCCGCGCTCGCCGAGATGCGCCGCGCCGGCGCCGAGACGGGCGACTGGTCGAAATCGCTGGCCACTACCAAAGCTCGCCTCAACCAAATCGCCAGCGAACCGGCCGTTGCCAACGCCAAGGATGAACTCGGTTCTATCTTGTCCCATCTGGCCAAGGGACTGGCCGACCAGGCGCAGCGCCAAAAAGATCCTCAGCTTGTTGCCGGCGCTCAAGAAGCCTTGCAACTCCTCGATCAGCATGTCCCCCCCGAGTTTCGTCCCGCGCAGCGCGTCAAGGAAATCGAACACTCGCTGGAACTGACCACCCGCGACGTGGCCCGCGGCGCCGCTCTGACCAAGGCCGTCGCAGCCGTGAAGGCCGCCACTGCCCAAGGCGACACCGCTGCCGGTTACGCGCAGCGCAAACAGTTATTGCGCGACTATCCCGACCTGGCCGACGACCCCACGCTGCGACAAGCGGTCCTCAAAGTCGCCAAGGCGGAGCAAAGCGCCGTGCAGATCGATCGCGCGCCGCGCGCCGCCGAAACCACCGAACCCGCCGCCGCGATCATCAGTCCGCCAGCAAATTCCACTGGCAAGACAGCCCCCGGTGTCGAGGGGCAAGTGGTATACGCCTTCGCCGCCGGCCATGCGATTGGCGTCGATGCCACCACCGGCAGCATACTCTGGCAGCGCGGTGTTGGCGCCGATGGCGCCTTCGCCCCCGTGAGTGTGTCGTCGCAGGCCGATGCCGACGCCCTGTTGATCGACGCCAATCGCCACGAACTCTGGCGCGTCGCCCCGCGTGATGGTCAGCTTCGCTGGCGCGGTCCCCTGGTAGCGACAGCGGTCGCCCCACCGCTTATCGGCGGCAAGCACGCCTGGGCGGCCACCGCCGATGGGCGGCTCGCCGGCTTCGATCTGGAATCGGGCGAGCGCACCGTCGTCTTTACGCTCCCTCAGACACTCGGCGTCGGGCCAGCCATCGATGCCACCAGCGGCAGACTCTATCAGATCGGCGGGCATGCCAGCCTGTTTGCCCTGTCAACCGCAGCCGCCACCTGCGACGAGGTGTTCTATCTTGGGCATGATCCCGGCACCATCGTCGTGCCCCCCCTGGTCGTCAGTCGCTATCTCTTCGTTGCCGAAAATCATCTGGCCGACCGCTCGCGCCTTCGCGTCCTGCTGACCAACGATCAAGGTTTGGAAATCAAAGAAATCGCCCAGGTACCGCTCAACGGACATGTCCAGACGATGCCACAGTTAGTCGGCCGACAACTCTTCGTCGTCACCGACCGCGGCGCCGTGTACGCCTTCGAAGTCGCCAACCCCGACCAGCCACAACCGCTCGGGCCTCCGGTGCTCGCCCCAGCCACCGATGGCCAACGACGCTCGCGCGTCTTTGTGGCGCGGCCAGGTCGCTTGTGGTCGGGCGGCGACCAACTCACTGGCTACGATATTCAACTCGCCGCCGGGCGACTTGTGTCGATGGCGGTCCGCAATCAAGGCGACTCCTTCCTCGAGCCCATGACCGCCCAAAACGAAGTGGTGTTCCACTTGCGCCGCAAGGCGGGCAGCCAGGCCATCACCCTTTCGGCAATGGCCCTGCAATCGGGCGACGTCTATTGGGAGACCGATCTCCCGCCAGCCTCAACCGCAGCCGAACCGGCCGCCGCCAGCGCCTCGCAATGA
- a CDS encoding metal-dependent hydrolase, with product MVHNAPVKTITHKGLTIEGYSRAAVQTYWRVPEFKLGFDLGAQPWSFMGTENWFVSHTHLDHLAALPVYVARRRMMKMEPPTIYLPEHAIDSVQRILKHFTRLDRGRLPCNLVPTKPGDEIDLSRELVVTVVPTKHTVPSLGFIVWERRHKLKPEFHGLAGEQIRDLKFSGVEVTGETRMPRLAYIGDSAPEGLDNNPAMFEAEVLITELTFVAPGHRKEKIHKFGHMHLHDFVERRDRFRNELIIASHFSTRYHQREIRSWIEKGLPDLIDGRLHLWL from the coding sequence ATGGTCCATAACGCGCCCGTCAAAACGATTACGCACAAGGGCCTGACGATCGAAGGCTACTCGCGCGCCGCGGTGCAAACCTACTGGCGCGTGCCAGAGTTCAAGCTCGGTTTCGATCTTGGCGCCCAGCCCTGGTCGTTCATGGGCACAGAAAACTGGTTCGTCTCCCACACGCACCTCGACCATCTCGCCGCGCTGCCGGTTTATGTCGCTCGCCGCCGCATGATGAAGATGGAGCCCCCCACCATCTATCTGCCAGAGCACGCCATCGACAGCGTTCAGCGCATCTTAAAGCATTTCACTCGGCTCGATCGCGGACGGTTGCCGTGCAATCTGGTCCCCACCAAGCCCGGCGACGAGATCGATCTCAGCCGCGAGCTGGTCGTTACCGTCGTCCCCACCAAACACACCGTCCCTTCGCTCGGTTTCATTGTTTGGGAGCGCCGCCACAAGCTCAAGCCCGAGTTTCACGGTCTGGCGGGCGAGCAGATTCGCGATTTGAAATTTTCCGGCGTCGAAGTCACCGGCGAAACTCGCATGCCGCGCTTAGCCTATATCGGCGATAGCGCGCCCGAAGGGCTCGACAATAATCCCGCCATGTTCGAGGCCGAGGTGTTGATCACGGAACTCACCTTCGTCGCACCGGGACATCGCAAGGAAAAGATTCACAAGTTCGGCCACATGCACCTGCACGACTTCGTCGAACGTCGCGATCGCTTTCGCAACGAGCTGATCATCGCGTCGCACTTCAGCACGCGGTATCATCAACGGGAGATTCGCTCCTGGATAGAAAAAGGCCTCCCCGACCTGATCGACGGCCGCTTGCATCTCTGGCTCTAA
- a CDS encoding HEAT repeat domain-containing protein, with product MIRPCWVRSFPARQALSALALGLLASVFLPRAYAELTPESPEVKKAVEKALKFLGSAKDQRLGGMAVMGLAAYKATSDHKHPVVQSQLDEVLQHVNGDGVLKQQDIYSLGIALIFLANIDPQSHTPQIKALIDELAARQKGHGGWGYTHLPTGDTSMTQYAVLGLWEAARAGFDTPLAAWENVANWLLRTQDPSGGFGYQGNDPGTFERTTQNEVRHSLTAGGLSSLYLCGDYLGLNLATGPTENLSAALKPVGGAKRRKTGRLSDKVDPQRIDEAQALGANWFNDHWELAPTTSQYLHYFMYSFERYESFREAFGGQPESRDWFDGIAQALLKSQSGTGSWASGSGAQVDTAFSVLFLVRSTKKTLVDAGLLGGGSMVAGRGVPKTDGALRMRGGDIVASPLNVPAAQLLSLVEDASNPESVKAAEGLYALATAADESVLNQHAVQLRKLAGADSPEARMAAVTALGRTRNLDNVPTLIFALTDPDTQVVTAALEALRYISRQRPGSTGTVIADETGRKVAIEYWKNWYLAIRPDASLTDLER from the coding sequence GTGATTCGTCCGTGCTGGGTGCGTTCGTTCCCTGCGCGCCAGGCGCTTTCGGCGCTGGCGCTCGGCCTCTTGGCCAGCGTCTTCCTCCCGCGCGCCTATGCCGAGCTCACGCCCGAGAGCCCGGAGGTCAAAAAGGCCGTTGAAAAAGCGCTGAAGTTCCTCGGCTCGGCAAAAGATCAGCGGCTCGGCGGTATGGCGGTCATGGGACTCGCCGCCTACAAAGCCACCAGCGATCACAAGCATCCGGTCGTTCAATCGCAGCTCGACGAAGTGCTACAGCATGTGAACGGCGACGGCGTGCTCAAGCAACAAGATATCTACTCGCTCGGCATCGCGCTCATCTTTCTGGCCAATATCGATCCCCAATCGCACACTCCTCAAATAAAGGCGCTGATCGACGAACTGGCGGCTCGCCAAAAGGGGCACGGCGGCTGGGGATATACCCATCTGCCAACCGGCGACACCTCGATGACGCAATACGCCGTCCTCGGCCTCTGGGAGGCAGCGCGCGCCGGTTTCGATACGCCCCTTGCCGCATGGGAGAATGTCGCCAATTGGCTTTTGCGCACACAAGATCCCAGCGGCGGCTTCGGCTATCAAGGCAACGACCCCGGCACCTTCGAGCGGACCACGCAGAACGAGGTCCGACATAGCCTCACCGCCGGCGGCCTCTCCAGCCTCTACCTTTGCGGCGATTATCTCGGACTCAACCTCGCCACGGGTCCTACCGAAAATCTCTCCGCCGCCCTCAAGCCCGTCGGTGGCGCGAAGCGGCGCAAGACCGGCCGGCTCAGCGACAAGGTCGATCCCCAGCGCATCGACGAAGCGCAAGCGCTCGGCGCCAATTGGTTCAACGATCATTGGGAACTCGCGCCCACCACATCGCAGTACTTGCACTACTTCATGTATAGCTTCGAACGCTACGAGAGCTTTCGCGAGGCGTTCGGCGGCCAGCCTGAATCACGCGATTGGTTCGATGGCATCGCGCAAGCGCTCCTCAAATCGCAGTCGGGCACAGGCAGTTGGGCCAGCGGATCGGGCGCGCAGGTCGACACCGCGTTCAGCGTGCTGTTCTTGGTCCGCTCGACCAAGAAAACCCTGGTCGATGCGGGCCTGTTAGGGGGCGGTTCGATGGTGGCTGGTCGCGGAGTTCCAAAAACCGATGGCGCGCTGCGGATGCGCGGCGGCGACATCGTCGCCTCCCCGCTGAACGTCCCCGCCGCGCAGTTGCTGTCGCTCGTCGAGGACGCCAGCAACCCCGAGAGCGTGAAGGCGGCCGAAGGGCTGTACGCCTTGGCCACCGCCGCCGACGAATCGGTGCTCAACCAACACGCGGTCCAGTTGCGCAAGCTCGCCGGCGCCGATTCGCCCGAGGCTCGCATGGCCGCGGTCACCGCGCTTGGTCGCACGCGCAACCTGGATAACGTGCCCACCCTGATCTTCGCCCTCACCGATCCCGATACCCAGGTGGTCACCGCCGCGCTCGAGGCGCTTCGCTACATCAGCCGCCAACGGCCGGGTTCGACCGGCACGGTCATTGCCGACGAGACGGGCCGCAAGGTCGCCATCGAGTACTGGAAAAACTGGTATCTCGCCATCCGCCCCGATGCCTCCCTCACCGACTTGGAGCGCTGA
- a CDS encoding amidohydrolase yields the protein MLTRRAFQKGVLAAGAAMGASPRIRADQDSAPAGRYVDVHTHLGQTWNSTQPLSAEELLRWMDASDIAQAVVLPLVSPEASSFPLTSDFVLAQTKPYRDRLIPFCAVDPRASFSGGKQGLVAMLKKYQDAGARGFGEHKPGIPIDDPRNLQVFAACGEVGLPVLFHLDEQRNTDQPGLPGLERVLKQCPQTILMGHGPGWWASIGGGVSAADLAGYPRGAVAPGGAIDRLMDHYPNLYGDLSAGSGAGAISRDLDFGREFLIRRADRLMFGTDFLSPGQDVPQLELFRQIELPADVAAKIFRDNARRLLLAPA from the coding sequence TTGCTCACGCGCCGCGCGTTCCAAAAAGGCGTGCTTGCCGCCGGCGCTGCCATGGGCGCATCGCCACGGATTCGCGCCGATCAAGATTCGGCGCCGGCTGGCCGCTATGTCGACGTCCACACCCACCTCGGGCAAACGTGGAACAGCACGCAGCCCCTCTCGGCCGAAGAACTGCTTCGCTGGATGGACGCGTCCGACATCGCGCAGGCAGTGGTGCTCCCCTTGGTTTCGCCCGAGGCTAGCAGCTTTCCGCTCACGTCCGACTTTGTCCTGGCGCAGACCAAGCCCTACCGCGACCGCCTGATTCCCTTCTGCGCGGTCGATCCGCGCGCCTCATTTTCTGGCGGCAAGCAGGGCCTGGTCGCCATGCTCAAAAAATACCAAGACGCCGGCGCACGCGGCTTCGGCGAGCACAAGCCCGGCATCCCCATCGACGACCCGCGCAATTTGCAGGTCTTCGCGGCCTGCGGCGAAGTCGGGCTCCCCGTGCTGTTCCATCTCGACGAGCAGCGCAACACAGACCAGCCAGGGCTCCCCGGCCTGGAGCGCGTGCTCAAACAATGCCCGCAAACCATCCTCATGGGGCACGGGCCGGGCTGGTGGGCCTCCATCGGCGGTGGCGTCTCGGCCGCCGATCTAGCGGGCTACCCCCGCGGCGCCGTAGCCCCTGGCGGGGCGATTGACCGCCTCATGGATCACTATCCCAATCTCTATGGCGACCTTTCCGCCGGCAGTGGCGCCGGCGCCATCAGTCGCGACCTCGACTTTGGACGCGAGTTCCTCATCCGCCGCGCCGATCGACTGATGTTCGGCACCGATTTTTTATCTCCGGGCCAAGACGTTCCGCAACTGGAATTGTTTCGCCAGATCGAACTCCCTGCCGATGTCGCAGCCAAAATCTTCCGCGACAACGCGCGCCGGCTCCTGCTGGCTCCCGCGTGA